From the genome of Cognaticolwellia beringensis, one region includes:
- a CDS encoding nitrous oxide reductase accessory protein NosL has protein sequence MQRKVFLLLVLFAVFSCSEQSEQQKIIHQAVTIESADECHLCGMLISNFSGPKAELFRKGVTTEDNNRVKKFCSTRDMFSFYLDPENNRNVTTILVHDMSKAPWDSPNDSYFIDARLAWYVVGSNLTGAMGKTLASFSTKTDADTFASEFGGNVIDFNAVNYQSLQ, from the coding sequence ATGCAACGTAAAGTCTTTTTATTACTGGTTTTATTCGCAGTGTTCAGTTGTTCAGAACAATCAGAGCAACAAAAAATAATTCACCAAGCGGTTACGATTGAAAGTGCAGATGAATGCCACTTATGCGGCATGCTAATTTCTAATTTTTCGGGACCCAAAGCAGAGCTTTTTCGCAAAGGTGTGACGACAGAAGATAATAATAGAGTGAAAAAATTCTGTTCAACACGCGACATGTTTAGCTTTTACCTTGATCCAGAAAATAACCGCAACGTAACCACTATTTTGGTGCATGACATGAGCAAAGCACCTTGGGATTCGCCAAATGACAGCTATTTTATCGATGCTCGCCTAGCTTGGTACGTTGTTGGCTCAAATCTAACGGGTGCGATGGGGAAAACCCTTGCAAGCTTTTCAACCAAAACTGACGCTGATACATTTGCGAGCGAATTTGGCGGCAACGTAATCGATTTTAATGCGGTAAACTATCAGTCATTACAATAG